A genome region from Trichosurus vulpecula isolate mTriVul1 chromosome 5, mTriVul1.pri, whole genome shotgun sequence includes the following:
- the TMEM108 gene encoding transmembrane protein 108, translating to MKRSLQVLYCQLFSVLLILALTEELVFATQEPSPRESVGRLQMDTPPAVMETVPPSSTTVVVTTPQTDGRPLTDAAPTAEAKKPPHSKKPSLTNTTPATVVTATRRPPRPPGSSRKAARPFPPGGAGRKETHRARNQSAPHLGQTRPLGKIFQIYKGNFTEPTEPSSQREPHSSTPTSKNPISNHSSDSPRPQVMAATTEPGGGVWAPSMDKMKGLKQAEQESSPSQSSPGREPNATVTATEPPTDPETTTVPSQSLHSDLSQDVPRLSDSWLALTPGTSVPLFANPGVSTAPGGPIQAAFNVSVSSPVVGSPQGATSTTQQALASPDLHPSSTLSTRSPKLLLSTLASKSPDLVSSSALPTRSPKLLSSTLSSRNPNPPSSSTVSAQSPTLLPTKGITLLPSSSLPAKTPTLISNGTLPPKSSTLLPKSPSLLPGSSLPTKSPTLFSSSTLPNKSPTPLSNGTLPPKSPTLLPKSSTLLPRSSLPPKSPTLLPSSSLPAKSPPLLPIGTLPTRSPTLPSSITLPSRSPTLLSSGTLPPSSPTLLSNITLPPKSPTLLPSGTLPTRSPTLLSSTTLPPKSPTLLPSSTLPTRSPTLLSSITLPAKSPTLLPSGTFPPRSPTLLSGITLPPRSPTLHPSSTLPPNNPTLLSRSPLPPRSPTLLSSITLPPRSPTPFSSSALPTAEGHVITPTIASRVPSPLSTVGSTATGNFLNRLVPAGTWKPGMPGNISHVTEGDKPQHRTTICLSKMDIVWVILAISVPISSCSVLLTVCCMRRKKKTSNPENNLSYWNNAITMDYFNRHAVELPREIQSLETSEDQLSEPRSPANGDYRGSGIVLVNPFCQETLFVGNDQVSEI from the exons CAAGAAACCCTCCCTAACAAACACCACTCCTGCTACCGTGGTGACAGCAACCCGCCGCCCGCCACGGCCACCAGGTTCTTCGAGGAAGGCTGCCCGCCCTTTCCCACCAGGCGGTGCTGGCCGGAAGGAGACTCACCGGGCACGCAACCAGAGTGCCCCTCATCTGGGACAGACTCGTCCTCTTGGGAAAATCTTTCAGATTTACAAAGGCAACTTCACAGAACCCACAGAGCCCAGTTCCCAGAGGGAGCCTcattcctccacccccacctccaaaaatCCAATTTCTAATCACTCCTCTGATTCTCCACGGCCCCAGGTCATGGCTGCTACCACAGAGCCTGGTGGTGGAGTGTGGGCACCATCTATGGACAAAATGAAAGGCCTCAAGCAGGCAGAACAAGAGAGCAGCCCCTCCCAAAGCAGCCCCGGAAGGGAGCCTAATGCCACAGTCACGGCCACCGAGCCCCCCACTGACCCAGAAACCACAACAGTGCCTTCTCAGTCCCTGCACAGTGACCTGTCACAGGATGTCCCAAGACTCAGTGACTCCTGGCTTGCCCTGACCCCAGGAACCAGCGTACCTTTGTTTGCCAACCCTGGAGTCTCCACAGCCCCAGGGGGCCCCATCCAGGCTGCCTTTAACGTCAGTGTTTCATCCCCGGTGGTGGGGAGCCCTCAGGGAGCTACTTCGACAACCCAGCAGGCCCTGGCCAGCCCTGATCTGCATCCCAGCAGCACCCTCTCTACCAGGAGCCCTAAACTACTGTTGAGTACCCTCGCCTCCAAAAGCCCCGACCTGGTGTCCAGCAGCGCTCTTCCTACCAGGAGCCCCAAGCTACTGTCCAGCACCCTCTCCTCCAGAAACCCCAATCCACCGTCCAGTAGCACTGTCTCTGCTCAGAGCCCAACCCTGCTCCCCACCAAGGGCATCACTCTGCTCCCCAGCAGCAGCCTCCCCGCCAAGACCCCAACCCTGATCTCCAATGGTACCCTTCCCCCCAAGAGCTCCACTTTGCTCCCCAAGAGCCCCAGCCTGCTCCCTGGGAGCAGCCTCCCCACCAAGAGCCCCACCCTGTTCTCCAGCAGCACCCTCCCCAACAAGAGCCCTACCCCACTCTCCAATGGTACCCTTCCCCCCAAGAGCCCTACTTTGCTACCCAAGAGCTCCACCCTGCTCCCCAGGAGCAGCCTCCCCCCCAAGAGCCCTACCCTACTCCCCAGCAGTAGCCTCCCTGCCAAGAGCCCTCCCCTGCTCCCCATTGGCACCCTCCCCACCAGGAGCCCCACTTTGCCCTCTAGCATCaccctcccttcaaggagccCCACTCTGCTCTCCAGTGGCACCCTCCCCCCCAGCAGCCCTACTTTGCTCTCCAACATCACCCTCCCCCCCAAGAGCCCTACCCTGCTCCCCAGTGGCACCCTCCCCACCAGGAGCCCCACTTTGCTCTCTAgcaccaccctcccccccaagagCCCTACCCTGCTCCCCAGTAGCACCCTCCCCACCAGGAGCCCCACTTTGCTCTCTAGCATCACCCTCCCCGCCAAGAGCCCTACCCTGCTCCCCAGTGGTACCTTCCCTCCCAGGAGCCCCACTTTGCTCTCTGGCATCACCCTTCCCCCAAGGAGCCCCACTCTGCACCCCAGCAGCACCCTTCCCCCCAATAACCCcaccctgctctccaggagtcCCCTCCCACCCAGGAGCCCCACCCTGCTCTCCAGCATCACCCTTCCCCCCAGGAGCCCCACCCCATTCTCCAGCAGTGCCCTTCCTACTGCTGAGGGGCACGTGATCACACCCACCATTGCCAGCAGAGTACCCAGCCCCCTGTCTACGGTGGGCTCTACTGCTACGGGGAATTTCCTCAACAGACTGGTCCCTGCAGGAACCTGGAAACCTGGCATGCCGGGGAACATCTCCCATGTCACCGAGGGGGACAAGCCCCAGCACAGAACCACCATCTGCCTGAGCAAGATGGACATTGTCTGGGTGATTCTGGCCATCAGTGTGCCCATCTCCTCCTGCT cGGTCTTGCTAACAGTGTGTTgcatgaggaggaagaagaaaacatcaaACCCAGAAAACAACCTGAGTTATTGGAACAATGCTATCACCATGGACTACTTCAACAGGCATGCTGTGGAGCTACCCAGGGAGATCCAGTCCCTGGAAACTTCTGAG GACCAGCTCTCCGAGCCTCGTTCTCCAGCCAACGGAGATTACAGAGGCAGTGGGATTGTACTCGTCAACCCCTTCTGTCAAGAAACACTGTTTGTAGGAAACGACCAAGTGTCTGAGATCTAG